One segment of Candidatus Binatia bacterium DNA contains the following:
- a CDS encoding right-handed parallel beta-helix repeat-containing protein: MAAIHTPLPTSTPQPVVIVPSGQSIIDFVRTAPPGAKIIVSPGLYAAFTIAAGDVRGPLDLVADVTGAMTNGPAEPITIDAAGAPNAIALSGIPEGSAVLIDGFTLRGAVTAGLSVESSPGTTVQDCVIGHNQGDGVLLTASGGGLVFNNRVFDNSGAGVRALGSDHTRLINNTVYGNTAVGIAIGDTNGPSPNVEVENNIVDMNSPIGIAVDPNSITGYRADYNLNTDGYAVGVPLGAHDLSTDPQFMHPTGVAPDFHLAAGSPAIGAGDPATAVNLAGLLRSGTTQESGAPDCSSADLGYHYPTDMKCATPTRTPTARTTSGATATPTVTNNKTPTPTPKPTPTPKPTPTLKPTRTPKP, encoded by the coding sequence GTGGCGGCCATCCACACGCCCTTGCCAACGTCCACCCCGCAACCCGTCGTGATCGTTCCTAGTGGCCAGAGCATCATTGATTTTGTGCGGACTGCCCCTCCCGGAGCGAAGATCATCGTCAGCCCCGGCCTGTATGCGGCGTTTACGATCGCTGCCGGAGATGTCAGGGGACCGCTTGACTTGGTCGCCGATGTCACCGGGGCAATGACGAACGGTCCTGCCGAGCCGATCACGATCGATGCGGCTGGCGCGCCTAACGCAATTGCGCTTTCCGGCATACCGGAAGGGTCGGCGGTGCTGATCGATGGCTTTACCCTCCGAGGAGCTGTGACGGCGGGCCTCTCGGTCGAGAGCAGTCCCGGAACGACCGTGCAAGACTGTGTGATTGGGCACAACCAGGGTGACGGCGTGCTCCTGACGGCATCCGGTGGGGGGCTGGTGTTCAACAACCGGGTCTTCGACAACTCCGGTGCGGGTGTACGTGCGCTCGGCTCGGACCACACGCGGCTCATCAACAACACGGTGTACGGCAATACCGCTGTCGGGATAGCCATCGGCGACACCAACGGTCCATCACCCAATGTGGAAGTGGAGAATAACATCGTCGATATGAACAGTCCGATAGGCATCGCCGTCGATCCGAATTCGATCACGGGGTACCGAGCGGACTACAACCTCAACACCGATGGGTACGCGGTGGGTGTTCCTCTCGGAGCACACGACCTTTCGACCGACCCGCAGTTCATGCATCCGACCGGCGTCGCTCCGGACTTTCACCTGGCAGCCGGCAGTCCGGCGATTGGCGCAGGTGATCCCGCGACTGCCGTGAACCTTGCTGGCTTACTGCGATCGGGAACGACCCAAGAAAGCGGAGCGCCTGATTGCAGTTCGGCTGACCTCGGCTATCACTATCCGACGGATATGAAGTGCGCAACGCCGACACGGACACCGACGGCCCGGACGACGTCGGGCGCAACAGCAACGCCAACCGTCACGAACAATAAAACGCCCACACCAACGCCGAAACCGACGCCGACGCCCAAACCGACGCCGACGCTTAAACCGACACGGACGCCTAAGCCCTGA
- a CDS encoding inositol monophosphatase family protein — translation MDKRLEVAIAAAKAGGEVALRYFRTQLTVDYKGDRSPVTQADRECELRIVEVLRGSFPDYGVVGEEFGEREAGSVGASTKWIIDPIDGTKNFIRGIPYFATLIGLEEGGEVTAGVIYAPAIDDLLYAERGAGAFDRNGRLQVSSISALRQGMVVFGGLDIFRRVGRWDGFERLVRASGRQRGFGDYFGHTFVARGQAEAMVEVDLKPWDLAAIKIIIEEAGGRFTDFNGVATIYGGNAIASNGLVHDEILRLLHSAPEQPLSS, via the coding sequence ATGGACAAGCGGCTCGAAGTGGCCATTGCGGCGGCGAAAGCGGGAGGTGAGGTGGCGTTGCGATACTTCCGCACGCAGCTGACAGTCGACTACAAAGGAGACCGGTCTCCGGTGACACAGGCCGACCGGGAGTGCGAGCTGCGCATCGTTGAGGTCCTGCGCGGCAGCTTTCCGGACTACGGTGTCGTGGGTGAGGAGTTCGGTGAACGCGAAGCAGGCAGCGTCGGTGCGAGCACCAAGTGGATCATCGATCCCATCGACGGAACCAAGAATTTCATCCGCGGCATACCCTATTTCGCCACGCTCATCGGCTTGGAGGAAGGCGGTGAGGTGACCGCAGGCGTGATCTATGCGCCGGCCATCGACGACCTGCTCTATGCAGAGAGAGGTGCCGGCGCATTCGATCGAAACGGCCGCCTGCAGGTCTCATCCATCAGCGCGCTGCGCCAGGGCATGGTGGTGTTCGGCGGCCTCGACATCTTCCGGCGCGTGGGCCGCTGGGACGGCTTTGAGCGGCTCGTACGGGCCTCCGGCCGGCAACGCGGCTTCGGTGACTATTTTGGTCACACCTTCGTTGCCCGCGGGCAGGCCGAAGCGATGGTGGAAGTGGATCTCAAGCCGTGGGATCTGGCCGCCATCAAGATCATTATCGAGGAAGCCGGCGGCCGCTTCACCGACTTCAACGGGGTGGCAACCATCTACGGCGGCAACGCCATCGCCTCCAACGGCCTGGTGCACGATGAGATCTTGAGATTACTGCACTCGGCGCCTGAGCAGCCGCTGTCGTCATAG
- a CDS encoding MaoC/PaaZ C-terminal domain-containing protein: MSKQISRDLVGLTFEPVPYSWTSKDVILYALGVGAKPEGELEYVYENKGPKVLPTYAVIPGMMSMGGLIGNVEINLAMLLHGEQAITLHREIPPEGKVRVIGRISEVWDKGKAAVIGAEGIVEDDKGPLLTTKATLFIRGAGGFGGERGPSTAGLNVAPDRKPDHVVEDVVRPEQGAIYRLSGDSNPIHIDPDFAQMAGFQKPFLHGLCTYGFVGRAILRTVCGGDPARFKSFEARFADQVYYGDTIVTKIWRTGPGEAIVQGETQKGNVVLSQAKTTYKE; encoded by the coding sequence ATGAGCAAACAAATCTCTCGCGACCTGGTTGGATTGACATTCGAACCGGTACCGTACTCGTGGACGTCGAAAGACGTCATCCTCTACGCGCTTGGGGTGGGAGCCAAGCCGGAGGGGGAACTCGAATACGTGTACGAAAACAAAGGCCCTAAGGTGCTGCCGACCTATGCGGTGATCCCGGGCATGATGTCGATGGGCGGATTGATCGGCAACGTCGAAATAAACCTGGCGATGTTGCTGCACGGCGAACAGGCCATCACGTTGCACCGCGAGATTCCGCCTGAGGGGAAGGTGCGGGTGATCGGCCGCATCAGTGAAGTGTGGGACAAAGGCAAGGCCGCGGTGATTGGCGCCGAAGGCATCGTGGAGGACGACAAGGGTCCGCTGCTCACCACCAAGGCGACGTTGTTCATCCGCGGTGCCGGCGGCTTTGGCGGCGAACGCGGGCCGTCGACGGCGGGTTTGAACGTGGCCCCCGACCGCAAGCCGGATCACGTCGTCGAAGACGTTGTCCGGCCGGAGCAAGGTGCGATCTATCGCCTCAGCGGTGATAGCAACCCGATCCACATCGATCCTGACTTCGCCCAGATGGCCGGTTTTCAAAAGCCCTTCTTGCACGGCCTGTGCACCTACGGTTTCGTCGGCCGCGCCATCCTACGCACCGTGTGCGGGGGAGATCCGGCGCGCTTCAAGTCGTTTGAAGCGCGGTTCGCCGATCAGGTCTATTACGGCGACACCATCGTGACCAAGATCTGGCGCACGGGTCCGGGTGAAGCCATCGTGCAGGGCGAGACGCAGAAGGGCAATGTGGTGCTCTCGCAGGCGAAAACCACGTATAAAGAATAG
- a CDS encoding CoA transferase: MSTAPLSHLSVLDLTDLRGALAGRLLADLGADVIKVEPPGGDPGRLQPPFVGGIAAPDRSLPFLYRNANKRGVVIDRRDPAGRRRFAELCGHTDILLENLGREGQRRLGLSPAEVRAHHPRLIHVAMADFGLSGPRADWRLEPLPAFAASGALHAAGFPDLPPCWLPGYVAHDCASVFGAAGALIAILDRARHGEGQTIEVSVQEAALNGLNPWSIPLADYARLYPIVPPAPPRNADGLYLVLPTADGYVRVLPGTPRHWRAFVTLMGSPEALAGPEWEFPLYRLLNGDVIRLLATDSLRERSRAEVFAEAQRLGLPLAPVNTPDEFVAEEQTRKRAYFQQTGFPQLGDAPFAPAPLNFSVTPAVLRHPAPAPGQDDRAGFSARTPEPPSGAAGAPLLAGKRVIDLGVGAVGPEVCWVLAELGAEVIKIESRQNLDFLRAVTVEPDQPNRAWTFNTEARGQKSVCLNLRTPRGRELALRLCATADVIVENNRGGVVRQWGLDYDDVRRVRPDIVYMASQGFGRGGPLGEAASFGPLNSSFAGTNWLWNHSAAPYPAGCALNHPDHIASKLGAVAVLAALEHRRRTGEGQFIEMAQTEAAAYFLGEFYLQGPCTGRAPQQQGNASEYAVPHGVYPCAGEDRWCAIAVVDDATWQRFVTGVGWPSEDRFATIQGRLAARAEIDARVAEWTRGRAPEDAAAALQAAGVSAMPVQNPDDHRADPHLAARGAIVTVEHAEIGPERHIGNPLRMSRSQLITAGAAPLLDGDTKDILTHVLGLEEAEVDKLIADGVCG, from the coding sequence ATGTCGACGGCGCCACTCAGCCATCTGAGCGTTCTGGACCTCACCGATCTTCGCGGCGCGCTAGCGGGTCGGCTGCTCGCCGACTTGGGTGCCGACGTCATCAAGGTGGAGCCGCCGGGCGGCGATCCGGGCCGCTTGCAGCCACCGTTCGTCGGCGGCATTGCGGCGCCCGATCGATCGCTGCCGTTCTTGTATCGCAACGCCAACAAGCGCGGGGTGGTCATCGACCGGCGCGATCCGGCCGGCCGCCGCCGCTTCGCCGAGCTCTGCGGGCACACCGACATCCTGCTCGAGAACCTGGGCCGTGAGGGGCAGCGCCGCCTCGGCCTTTCTCCCGCCGAGGTCCGCGCCCATCATCCCCGTCTCATCCACGTGGCGATGGCGGATTTCGGACTTTCGGGACCACGCGCGGACTGGCGTCTCGAGCCGTTACCTGCCTTCGCCGCCTCCGGTGCGCTGCATGCCGCCGGCTTCCCTGATCTGCCGCCGTGCTGGCTGCCGGGATACGTCGCACATGACTGCGCCTCGGTGTTCGGCGCGGCCGGCGCACTCATCGCGATCCTCGACCGCGCACGACACGGCGAAGGCCAGACCATCGAGGTCTCGGTCCAAGAAGCGGCGTTGAATGGACTCAACCCGTGGTCGATCCCGCTCGCCGATTACGCGCGGCTGTACCCCATAGTGCCGCCGGCACCGCCGCGCAACGCCGACGGCCTGTACCTGGTGTTGCCCACGGCAGATGGTTACGTGCGCGTGCTTCCGGGCACACCGCGACACTGGCGGGCGTTCGTGACGCTGATGGGGAGCCCTGAAGCCCTGGCAGGCCCCGAGTGGGAATTCCCGCTGTACCGCTTGCTCAACGGGGATGTGATTCGCCTGCTGGCAACGGACAGCTTGCGCGAACGTTCCCGGGCGGAGGTGTTTGCCGAGGCACAGCGACTAGGTCTTCCACTGGCACCGGTCAACACCCCTGACGAGTTCGTTGCCGAGGAACAGACGCGGAAGCGTGCCTATTTCCAGCAAACGGGTTTTCCGCAGCTTGGCGACGCGCCGTTTGCGCCGGCGCCGCTCAATTTCTCGGTCACTCCCGCGGTGCTGCGGCATCCGGCGCCTGCCCCGGGCCAGGATGACCGTGCCGGCTTCTCCGCACGAACGCCGGAACCTCCCAGCGGCGCAGCTGGCGCGCCGTTACTCGCCGGCAAGCGCGTCATCGATCTCGGTGTCGGCGCCGTGGGCCCGGAGGTGTGCTGGGTCTTGGCCGAGCTCGGCGCCGAAGTCATCAAGATCGAATCCCGACAAAACCTCGACTTCTTGCGCGCCGTCACCGTCGAACCCGATCAACCGAACCGCGCCTGGACGTTCAACACCGAGGCCCGCGGGCAGAAGAGCGTCTGCTTGAATCTGCGCACACCTCGGGGTCGGGAGCTGGCGCTGCGGCTGTGTGCCACCGCCGACGTGATCGTCGAAAACAACCGGGGCGGGGTGGTCCGGCAATGGGGGCTCGACTACGACGATGTCCGCCGCGTGCGGCCGGACATCGTCTACATGGCCTCGCAAGGCTTCGGGCGGGGCGGACCGCTGGGTGAGGCCGCGTCGTTTGGGCCGCTGAACTCGTCATTCGCCGGCACCAATTGGCTGTGGAATCATTCCGCTGCTCCCTACCCGGCCGGCTGTGCGCTGAACCATCCGGACCACATCGCCAGCAAGCTCGGGGCGGTTGCCGTGCTGGCCGCGCTCGAACATCGGCGCCGCACCGGTGAGGGTCAGTTCATCGAGATGGCACAAACCGAAGCCGCCGCGTATTTCCTCGGGGAGTTCTACCTCCAAGGACCATGCACTGGACGTGCACCCCAGCAGCAAGGCAACGCCTCCGAATACGCCGTGCCGCACGGCGTCTACCCGTGCGCTGGGGAGGATCGCTGGTGCGCCATAGCCGTGGTTGACGATGCGACTTGGCAACGGTTTGTGACGGGCGTGGGGTGGCCCTCTGAAGACCGCTTCGCCACGATCCAAGGCCGGCTCGCCGCACGCGCGGAAATCGACGCGCGGGTTGCCGAGTGGACACGCGGGCGGGCTCCGGAAGACGCCGCGGCGGCGCTGCAAGCCGCCGGCGTATCGGCCATGCCGGTGCAGAATCCCGACGATCACCGCGCCGACCCGCATCTGGCCGCCCGCGGCGCGATTGTCACCGTCGAACACGCGGAGATCGGCCCCGAGCGGCACATCGGGAATCCCCTGCGCATGAGCCGCTCACAGCTCATCACGGCCGGTGCCGCCCCGTTGCTGGATGGAGACACGAAAGACATCCTCACTCATGTTCTCGGACTCGAAGAGGCCGAAGTGGACAAGCTGATCGCCGATGGTGTCTGCGGCTGA
- a CDS encoding methyltransferase domain-containing protein — protein sequence MTASDTYYREHWERIDPEHIPIYEELFRWRPNMEPMITGAQIAPGLRVIDYGCGPGFLAIELAKRVGPSGRVVGCDLNEEFLRRARARAESEGLAERVDWHHIVDGRIPAEDASVDRVICKNVLEYVPDLHATLLEFRRVLKPGGLAHAIDSDWGALIIEPLGPERVARLLTAAQPAYKEPLAGRKLYGAMRQAGFGEVKLEVLARPDTRGLLFPIVMSLVMYAQEFGRLAPDEADMITNDCQAAINDGTYMLFLPQFLVTGLK from the coding sequence ATGACGGCCTCTGATACCTACTACCGCGAGCACTGGGAGCGGATCGACCCGGAGCACATCCCCATCTACGAGGAACTCTTCCGCTGGCGGCCGAACATGGAACCCATGATCACCGGGGCACAGATTGCGCCGGGGTTGCGCGTCATCGACTACGGCTGTGGCCCCGGCTTCTTGGCGATCGAACTGGCCAAGCGCGTCGGGCCGAGCGGCCGAGTCGTCGGCTGTGACCTGAACGAAGAGTTCCTGCGCCGGGCACGGGCGCGGGCCGAAAGCGAAGGCCTGGCCGAGCGTGTCGACTGGCACCACATCGTCGACGGCCGAATTCCCGCGGAGGACGCGTCCGTCGATCGCGTGATCTGCAAGAACGTACTCGAATACGTTCCGGATCTGCACGCCACCCTGTTGGAATTCCGCCGCGTCCTGAAGCCCGGCGGGCTGGCGCATGCCATTGACAGCGATTGGGGCGCCCTGATCATTGAGCCGCTCGGGCCCGAGCGGGTGGCGCGTCTGCTGACGGCAGCGCAGCCCGCCTACAAGGAGCCACTGGCCGGCCGGAAACTGTACGGCGCCATGCGCCAGGCTGGATTCGGCGAAGTCAAGCTGGAAGTGCTCGCACGTCCCGACACCCGTGGGCTCTTGTTTCCAATTGTCATGAGCCTCGTGATGTACGCGCAGGAGTTCGGCCGGCTCGCGCCGGACGAGGCGGACATGATCACCAACGACTGCCAGGCCGCCATCAACGACGGCACGTACATGCTGTTCCTCCCCCAATTCCTCGTCACCGGTCTGAAGTGA